In Tachysurus fulvidraco isolate hzauxx_2018 chromosome 5, HZAU_PFXX_2.0, whole genome shotgun sequence, the genomic stretch GATAAACAGTGACACATGCCAATTTGAAACTCTACCTTGTGTGCAATGTTATTAAACTTACGTTCCTCTGAGTGCCACCACCCCATAATGTCTTCATTGTCCTATGAGAGGCAAAAACAAATGTAGATATACTACAGCACTAAGTCATATACTCGCATTGTGTATTTCTGATGAGATCTAAAATCTGTGCACGATTTTGGTGACGGTTTGACACACAGGTTCAATAGGAAATTGTGATATTGCTTAACAAATCAGTTAAGAAAATGAAATTGACTAGTTATTCCTAATATTATACAGATTTTCTATACAATTTATGAGAAATGGCTTTACGGAGTACGCAAATTTGATTGTGACACTTGACATTTAGCAACCTCTTTATCCTGCTGTCTCTGAGATGAGCTCTGCGCCGGAAGAGAAACACTTCTCTGATATAACATTTGAGAATCCATAATCCAATTCTGCTGAGTCGATACCTAAAAACACacgaaattgtaaataaaataaaaaaaatcaggaatgTTTTTTGAAATTTCTCTTTAAATTGTTATACAAAACTGTAAAAATCAAGGGGCTATATTCATGTGTAATCTGTCATCTACtcttttttcattattagaCATCTGGATATCTATAGTGTATACACATTTCAAGTATTTGTCTGAGCTTATAGTGTAGGACTCACATTATTTCTAGCACTTGTATTCTTTCTCTGATCATTGGATTCGCCTGAAGTTTGACTTGTACTCTGCAGTGTCAGGGATCGGATGCCATCCGCTGCATTATTCTCCTTGAAATCCacataagaaacaaaaaaatggtataaataaataatataataaataaatatttttttctaaaataaaaagaaaatgttttttttatttgcttagaTGTATTTAcatctataaaatattaaacataaccAGATCATCATTACGCAGCTAATAAAATCATTAACCTGGCATTGAATTAAATATGAATTGCTGCTGTATAAGAAGAACAGAACACTTTGTGATGTGTTgttattgaaataataataaaataataattgtcaCACCACcccatcatttattattttcctatttcAAAATACCCCATTGTGGATTATTCCTTCCatatataattgtaatatatTATTGGGGTTTGTCATACTTAGACCAactttttgtgtgtctttattaatttgttatatgtaaatgaaaataatgtccCAGGTTACCTCCACAGTTAAGTCCTGTCCTCTATTCTTTCCAACATATTCAGGCTGAGAGTAGGAACGCACCATGCCAGGTAGAGCTTGCCCACCTGCTCGGACAATTTTGAGGACTTTAGGTGGAACTGGTGGTGGCTTCTTAATTTGGGTCATGGGCTATCACACCAACACAAAGATTTAGACTCTTATTTTCAATGGTAGCACAAGCTTGATATAGCCTTTAATAGTATCATTAATTGTTCAGCACCTGAAAATGCGAGCTGCAcaaagcaattaaaataaaagtaattaataatataacgtACCGTATCATCTGAGAATTCCTCTGAACATATGTCTTTTTGCTTTACCAagttttctctcctttttctagGTGCAGGAACAGGAGGCTGTGGAAAAGTTCAGATAGAAATAAAACGCCAGAGAAGGTGATTTACACAATGACAAAATAGCTATAATTGTATTTCACTATAGTTTGAAAAACATTGAGTCTTAAAGCATGCCTACTCTGCCAATTCACTGTACTGAACTGGTTTAAACGAAACTGTATATATCTAAATTGTAAAGgatagagaaaagagaagaatagAATAAGGAAAAATGCAAGTTTTTCCAGGATCAGAATTGTCTAGTCTTTTGCATATGCAAAACTAGATGGAATAAgaaattagtattaatttactattaattttgtttgtttacaaaatAGTTGAGTATTTGAGAATTGAGCTGAATTAGCATttgttcaattaaatttaacattttaatatcaaattaaaatgttaaatttaattgaacaaATGCTAATTCAGCTCAATTCTCAAATACTCAACTattttgtaaacaaaaaaaattaatagtaaattaatactaatttcTTATTCCATCTAATGACTTGAGCTGAATTAGCATttgttcaattaaatttaacattttaatatcaaattaaaataaaaaataaatgtaaatttcattcTTACCTTTTCCATTTTCAATAATGTTGTCGCTGGATCTAAAGACTTGCTACACTAGATACCATCTAGTGTGAGTGCTGAATGTTAACTGAGGTTTTCACACATGACAGACAGAAAATACTGCATGTAAATGCATTTATAGACCTGGAATGTAGACTCTCCTGTCAGTACTAATTTGCATTTGCAAGTCAGTATTCTGTCATACAGACATGGCATTGCACTTATTTAGACACTCAAAAACATCACTCCTGTTAATAACAGAAGCGTCTGAACGTAGCAACGAATAGTATGATTGAATAATTAAGGGAAAAAACACATTGgagtgtgctgttataggaaaatagtcAATGCCGGAGTGGTGTGATGCATGATTTCCCAATgctaagtattattattaattagcaAGTTAAAGATTTAGCATACATTATATCGGTTGATAGTTATGCTACTGTTCTAGAAGGTCCATGAAACATTTTTTGCCCATGTTaccacttacattatagcagatACAAACATCCATTCTCTCACCAGCCTCAGCATCTCATTTTCTGAAGGTAATAAGAAACTGCAAAGCTCCCCCTGATGAAGACTCCATCCTGTTTCAGAAAGCTTAGCACATGATATGGGAGACTATGTCCAAAAAAGTTACATAAATGTCACAATATTAACAATTATTCATACACAGTCTTTTTTACATGGAACTGCAAACATGTAAATCTCTGTGCAAGTCTCTCAAAATCTCTGTGCATTAGACACACTAGACACCAGAACATATTAAAAACAGAGTAGCATTTAGTTAGTCATTGTGCCAACATGATGCTCTTCAATTTGTATTGATCATTGACTGGAACATAACCAAACTATACAGAATAATTAGCCTTAGTCATACAAGATTTGATTATataaattgaacattttttATCATGCTTATGAAGTGTATTGGTGCTGATTTAGAATTTTGTTCCCGTTCCTATATCCTATACTAATAAATGCATTTCATTCATTCCTCTTAAGTAACCTCTTTAGCCTGATCAGTGTTGCTGTAACACCGGAACCCACTTATGCTAATAGATACATGATGTACAAAAGAAAAGAGGTTTAAAATACTGATCATTTGGAGTTGTAATActtagttgtttttatttaataatatgtaCTAGTTATATATAAGTGTAATGATTGTTTGAGAGGTTTGCATGTTGTACTCCACCCTACTTGTCAAAACAAAGAGAGGTGTGGACTTATCATgattcattatcatcattattaccaATTACTTTTCACTTTCAGTTAGGAACTGCATAGCATTCTCAATGAATAACAATCACGCAAAGCACATGAGTTTAATAATAGGAGTTTCTAAAGCTGTGAATGAAGCAGGTACTTGGATTGCGCTTACAGTACAACTTCATTTAAAGAAAGTTTGTTTGAGTGCTAATTTTGTATATCATAAATATGAGGATGAAATAGAAAtgtaacacatttaaaatgttttttaatttgtaaaaagCAACAGTACaataatttaaatacacaaaaggTTATAGCTATGCATTCAGTATATGCACTCAAGTACTGTAATAAAATGACTTTCCAAAGGTCAATTTTGCAAAGCGTATACTTGTTTTGAAGGTTAAGACATCAACCACACCTTTAAAAAGCTATGTTTTACATGAAACAGCACAAACCTGTTCTTTAGAGATGTTTCGTAACATCTCAGTAAAATATATTCAGACTAGACTATAGACTAATATAAACCCCCAAGTGTCttaaactgtactgtatatatcaacCATCAGccataattcatttatttttgacacatatacattacagcaaggTGAAATtcattcttcacatatcccaactttggaggttggggtcagagtgcagggtcagacatgatacagcccCCCCGGAGCagagagtgttaagggccttgctcaagggcccaacaattgcagcttgacagtgctggggcttgaaccctccaatcaacaacccaaagccttaagcacttgagccaccactaatCCATTCTCTTgagaaatgtatatatgtagCAAGGAGTTTTATGACATCTGGAAGGTGTTTTTTCAAGTTTGTTCAAAATGGTGATTTTGAAAATTGTTTTGGAAAGTGGAAAGTGTGTGATATCTAGACAATCGATAAATTGTGAGAAACACATAGCAAACATTGctatgtgtttgttgtttatgttcTAGTTTTATTAAGTTGCTAACTGTACCATTAATGTTGAATTAAATCTGaaatttttctctctgtgttcaaGTCTAGCCTATGTATATCTGTTGTCTGAACAGAgagttgtgttgttttgtattaaATCCTCATAATATGCACTTAattcaacataaaaaaattaattgaattcTGTCTTTCAAAATGGTTAACCATATGCTCTGGGGTTTCTCCATGGAACCAAACCAAAGACCTATTTTTAGCCTTCTACATTTAACTTTTGGCTAAGAGTATAATGTAGGGATTGAGTTTGGGAACCACTGCATGACAGCAGGTCGAACAGATGGAAACATTCATCAGATATATCTCTCTACTCACTCTATATGTAGCATATATATATCCTCCCATAGAATTCAACacaagtttttaaataaagtctaAATTTCATTCTTACACTTGCCATTTTCAGCAGTGTTGTTGCAGGATCCAAAGATTAACTGCACTAGATACCATCTAGCATGAATGGTGTACTGTAAGTGAACTGAGATTTTTGCTGAGAAATAAACTTATTAAACCTGATGGAATGTAGAATCTCCTGTCAGATATCTTAACTGTCATTACTACCATTTTCCCTTCACTTTCTATCAAGAGCTGATGCTCTGTCAACACAGTTGCTTAGATGTCAGTTACAACatctaaatctgtttttttccattctctatttcctttattttttagagagagcgagagagaacaAATCCCTAGTGCTAACTGTATATATGAGGGaaaattagaaatgaaaaatCTCAGCAGAGTTTTCTTTGAAATAGATCACTGAGTCAATAAGCTCGTCCACATAAGTCTACACAAGTTCATCtgtcacgcacacgcacacacacacacacacacgcacacgcacacgcacacgcacacacacacacacacacacacacacacacacacacacacacgccaggcAAGTCCTAGGTGCAGGAACACAAACTCATTTGTATATCAACAGAGAAATCTGTTCTTTATCTGTTTCTTTCACTATTTATGATGAATTGAACTATACACTTTGGCTTCACCAACCACTTCTCTTCTGCCTCAGATGCTTCAACTTTGTTGCAGATGTGTGTATGACTCATATTGTATGTAGCTGTTGGCAACATAGCAATACGTGAAGCTGGACAGATAGATGATGTCCGTATGCTTGATCCTTTATCAGACTGTTGAGGCCCAGTGTTTAAGATACTGGACCCCTGATATCTTTACTAATATCATCCCTTTATTAGTCCAGTGACTTATTGCATATTGGTTGTGTTTTGCTGTTCTGTAATCGCCTGTTTGACTATTTTCTACACTTTGTATAGACAGAAGAAGAGCTAAgttatatttctatttgttataataagaaaatatttaatgtattatacCTTCACTCAAGTATTaagatttaattatattaaaaaaaatacagatcaaGTTAACCTGAATGAAAGTACATATAGTTTGCTACTTTCTTCCTCATTCATGTCAATATTTTATTGCAATTATTCAATTCCTACAGTACATGAAATTGAAGTGTCACAAAACTCACTTTAATACAGGTATGTTTATTTTGGAAGATATTAATCACTTCAGTCACTGACAGTAAATAGCATGGTCACAACAACACAACTTCTACTCTAAGTATCGTCCAGCAAAACCTTTAACCGCTAAAGTGCAAAAAGGTTACATCACATGTAACAGAAAAAAGTGCATTCATTCTACATAATTTCACATAAAAGATTTCATATAGAAACCAGCATTAAAAGAAATGCTCTGGAAACATACCAACCCAAAGACTCCACCAATCAACAAATTTGATTTGTTACTTGAAAATATACTTATAAtccttcatttttattatatagtatatagcaGCATTTCAAATTTCACTATTAAATGATATAATAGGACTATATGCTGTAATACCATCATACTATATCAATGACCCCTCCCAAATTATGTTCTATATGTCTGCAAATCTCACCACTGAGATTTCTGATCACTGATCAACACTGATTCAACACTGATCAGCTGATCAAGGCTGACTTGCACCTGCTTTATCAGCACAGAGATTTGTGTAGAAAATTTGGTTTCTGAGCCCCGTTTCAGCTTCTTGAGTTTTTCATTGTCGTCTTTGCAGAAACACGTATCCATACCCAGCACAAAGCCTTGGATCAGGCCTGAGCACTTACTGACTGCACTGATCACTCTTATGCTGTTTCCACCGTCTCTGTCATTCACCATTCTAACAACCTTTTCTGCTTTGGAATCCACCCCAATTGAAGCGGACAAATCGTGTTTATTCAGACATGCCATATTCAAGCTGATATACTTTAGACACCTCTCGATTTCCTCCATTTGTGTAGAGCAGACATTTAAGATTGTCTTCAGTTTCTTCCTGTTCACATTGGTGGGACGTTTCTTGGAAATAACAGCCCAGAATGCTGTAACTCCAAACCCAATTGTAGCCACTGCTAAGGAAGCCACTCGGGTCGTTGGGGCATATATGACAGCTCCGACAGCAGCCGTCAGTCCTATTGCCCCTAGAGTTCCTCTGGTTCTATCTGCTGTCTTCACCTCCTTATCAATGTTCTCCACCACTTCCTCTAGTTCTTTAATGTGACCCTGCAGAATCACTTCTTGTTTACATAGGAGGTAATCATACACATGTAGAGCTTTTATCAGATTTTCAGCTTTTTCTTTTAGGGacctggagagagaaagagaaagagagaacaggGAACATGGACATTTTTTGTAGTATGTAATAGATTCCCAAGTGTCTTCATTCAGAAACATAATTTTTGACACTTACTTTGCATCAACTTGCTCTGCGTTAGGATGGTCAAGTTCCTTCCaggctgaaaataaaaaaagggttCATATCCAGGGTCAAACAGATGTTTCAGTGACATAATATATAGTTATAAATACATAAGGGCAGCTTCTGAGAATTTTATGTAGATATATATGAATAGCATATTTCAATGTGCGTGATCTTTCATCGTACAGTGCTGAAGGTTCTGTGTGCTTGTAAACTGAATAAGACTCCAATTGATGATATGCAGTTATTATAAGCAGCTTAAATTCTACCAGACAATACTTGAATAGAAttacaaaaatgcaaaaaaatctggtacatttattgtatataattctaatattcttttgtatgtttttcaACTTACGTTCCTCCGAATACCACCATTCCATGAAGTCTCCATTATCGTCCTAATAGACGGAAGAAAAATTATCCTTAAACACTGAAGATTTGTTAAAGTTGACATGAATTCTATATGGGAAATATGATTTGTGCATTATCATGGCGGCATACAAGATTGACACGGTTTTGACCGACATGCGACACCAAAAAATATACTTTACAATGTCAGTGCATCTTATTCTGACTCATATTTTGACATTTCCTGTTCTCACACCgatcaaagggtttttttttgttttgttttgttagcaTTTTGTCATCAATGTCAGCATTAATGTCAGAAACAGGGAAGACTTCAGCACAATAGGACTTTTCTTTGGCTTCTTGCAGGACCCCTTTTTTGTCTTCAGAAGACAAATGACTTTGGTGAGAAGGTGCGCCTAGAAAAAGAAATCATTCCATCCACTGGTACCTGTACAGACAGCTCTTCTCCTCCACTCAGTTGCTCAGAATAAGAAATAGGACTTGAAGGCACCATGCCTGGTAAGCGTCGACCACCTGCTTTGATAATTCTGTCCAGTATGGATTTGTTTGGTGGTGGCTTCTTATCCCAATCCACAATCTATCACAGTAATAAGCATAGAAACAGCCATAAGACACAGTCATATGGAACAGAGAATAAATATTGTTGCCTTTTAATTCCcttacacatttattattaataaacatttagatttgtTTGGTTCTTATATTTTGCATGCGTTTCTGTACTCGTTCCTTGACGTTCCGTGAAGAAACTTTatgataaaatgttaaaatgactaCATTTAAATGCATACACATGCAAGAAAATCATGCAAGCCATTTTGACCGATACCTTCACAGTAAACTGCATTTATTTGCGTGAAGGAAGTATTTTGGTGAGCACTGGTATTACCATGTGCGAGATCTTTGAATAACTGAATCAGGTGCTGTGACATTACTGAGTTGCTGGACTGAGAATCTGTCCACAGATTTCCAGCAGTGCGGTGGTCCAAAAGATTTACACCAATGATGGGTAGAGAATGACTAACAGAAAGTGGTTAAAGAGgctatttttgagaaaatttgtTTTCCAACACTcccaaatgtaaataaaatgatgagATGCTAGTACTTAATGActtcatatacagtatcacTCATTTTGTTATTTCCATCAATCTCAGCATTTTCTGTACAGCTTTTCCTTCATACGGTCATGGAAAaatggagtctatcccaggacaTTTAGGGCGCAGGgtgggggacaccctggatggggaGCCAACCCATTTACACACTGCAGACAAGTTAGAGATGCCAAATAAACCTACAATTCATGTCTTTGGGCAGATGGAGGAACTGGAGGTTAAGCCCAGAAGAAAATGCAAACCCCATGCACAGAGGTGGGAATAAAACCTCTACCCTAATGGTGTGAGGCAAAATTGTTAAACTAAATTTTTTATGTCCTCTTGTGCTATTAATATTTACTTATATTAAATTTAACATTCTGAAAGTTTgagtacatactgtgtgttaatACAATATATGGTTATTTGTAAGCCTTTTAGTACACTTATAGTCTTTTACATGCCTACCTTTGATGACCTTTCTATTCTGTTTAAGAATTGACCTGACACTAAAAATGGTGTAAAAGTATACAATTTAAAGATAAactgtacaataaataaaaaattcaaagtTAAAACAGGAATTCCATTCACTGCTAATACTACTAACATTATAGTTTAGCAATATGTCATTGGCACTTGAATTACAAAAGCTTGAATGTTTATATTGTTAAACAAAATTTTGATTCTTACCTTTAACATTTCAACTGTGTTGCTGTCAGATCCTTAAACTTACACCTGACGCTGTCGAGTTTTGCGATGAAGTGTAAATGAATGCGATTGCTAGCCTTGAAACAAAACAGTTCCTTAAACTTGCTGTAATGTGGAATCTCGTCAGCTTTCTTTCAAATGACTGGCAAAACAATACGTATGCATTCATCAAACAAGTTCATCTAGTTGGATCCTATTACTAAGAACTAAAACATGACATgatgtgctgttatataaaataattatgacCTGATGATGTGCTTTAGTCTTCTTAAacaacagcaatttgccaatggcagatgtttaatttattaaagaacgCCATTTATAGCTACAAAAATACAAGTGATGTTTCTCCTCCTCACCAGCAGAGGGCATGCTCTGGGAAATAGAAATTGATCTGAATTCTTGTTATTCTACTTCCTCTGATATATGTTTTCATAGTGTGAAACAACcgaaaagtgtgaaacaaccgAAAatatattctaggttcttcaaaggaggccaggtcatctggcgcagcacctcatcactctccttcatggtcaaatagcccttacacagcctggaggtgtgtttggggtcattgtcctgttgaaaaggtggtgtgtgtcCAAATTTTTgaaaggtgtgtccaaacttttggtctgtactgtatatataaatatatatcatattttAATGAGCATTTTACTGACTCTCGACCCACGAGCTCAAAGTTCAAGCTTCGTTCAAATTAATCCTCTACATTGACGAGGATAAAATCTTGAATGTTGTTCTGCAATGTCCTCAAAAACATGTTGAGTGTTGTCAGAAAGACCAGTTTGGGGGACTGGAGGAGTGTGGTCCTGAGTGTTCCTATGGAGACATTGTGGGTCCTTCTCTAATCGTGGACATATACAGAAAATATATGAAGCCTGAAGCCTCACTGAAACTCAGTATCTATTATTATATTGACCCCGACATTTCAAATGTCTTTtctactgtgtgctgtgttcgtaatgttttgttattaaattaaGTGTCATTAAAGCTTATGAATATGGATCCTGAGTCTGCCTCTGAGCCTCCTCGCTTACATTATATCGATGATACAtaccaggggtggccaaccagtcagagccCAAGagacacattttttactgtgttaccgcaaagagccacatcatacacatgggcgcacacatgaacatcaccttttttccatGCGATTTTGAGAgcaaacttgacacaaattgtttactcaaacgATCTTGCTCtcactgggaaactttgaggtattttcatcccactcacattcgcgtttgacgaaaataccgtattgaccTCAAGCAAAGCGAACACGcgtattaaaaagacacaaatacaaacttcggtaTGAACGTAAAAACCGCATGAAATCGGGCAAAGAGCTGCATGCGGCCCGGGAGCCCCGGGTTGGCCACCCCGGATATATACAGCTATTCCTT encodes the following:
- the LOC113634507 gene encoding uncharacterized protein LOC113634507; translated protein: MLKIVDWDKKPPPNKSILDRIIKAGGRRLPGMVPSSPISYSEQLSGGEELSVQDDNGDFMEWWYSEEPWKELDHPNAEQVDAKSLKEKAENLIKALHVYDYLLCKQEVILQGHIKELEEVVENIDKEVKTADRTRGTLGAIGLTAAVGAVIYAPTTRVASLAVATIGFGVTAFWAVISKKRPTNVNRKKLKTILNVCSTQMEEIERCLKYISLNMACLNKHDLSASIGVDSKAEKVVRMVNDRDGGNSIRVISAVSKCSGLIQGFVLGMDTCFCKDDNEKLKKLKRGSETKFSTQISVLIKQVQVSLDQLISVESVLISDQKSQW